One Kitasatospora sp. NBC_01266 genomic window carries:
- a CDS encoding ABC transporter permease encodes MYRTALRNVLAHKARLLMTVLAVLLGTAFVAGTLVFTDTLGSALKSQNARSFTGIAVSVSDDGAVSNGYSRGARQGDTGRLTEQTRQAIAALPGAAEARGVVSGFAGIADRKGALIGDGFSTTGTNYVPGADGQDARYPLTEGHGPLGAGELALDTRTAQKGGYHVGDTVRVAVNGPVLQLKLTGLLRVNDPRVAAGGSLAAFDTATAQQLYLTPSQFNEIDVRAKPGTDDQALLAQVRQLLPSGGDFTAQTGQQLAAEQDRAINESTKGLSSSLLVFAGISLFVGVFIIANTFSMLVAQRTRELALLRAIGASRRQITRSVLIEALLVGLLASAAGLLAGTGIAAGLRWVLNGPGQANLPDGPLIVSPGTVLTALAVGVLVTVLAAWLPARRAGRIAPVAAMSSGDQPASQKSLLVRNTIGALIGAAGTGLLVLGAGSRSTDTVGLGAAALLIGVFVLTPLLSRLLIALLAPALQRIYGSPGKLARENALRNPRRTAATAAALTIGVTLITALTVVGASVNRAVDQAAGTDLKADYTVAMQNFAQLSDQVGPQIAATPGVSASSVLRQVPVQLGADTRWITGVNPDSIGELTALHATAGSADALTQGQLLADQRYSKEYGTAVGDVLAVTYPDGSTGRLTVGGIVADSTVVDGLLAPDALLAPHSAGQGPDKVLVKGAHGADPALKQALRAATGGNPLISVKDQADVKKENRQMLSAALNIMYGLLGMSVVIAVLGVVNTMAMSVFERRREIGMLRAVGLDRRGVRRMVRLESLLIALLGGLLGVGLGILTAWAGNGTIAGSFKNLTTVVPPLPMLGFVAAAALVGLLAAIWPARRAARLDILDNIRTG; translated from the coding sequence ATGTACCGCACCGCCCTGCGCAACGTCCTGGCCCACAAGGCCCGCCTGCTGATGACGGTCCTCGCCGTGCTGCTCGGCACCGCCTTCGTGGCCGGCACCCTGGTCTTCACCGACACCCTCGGCAGCGCCCTCAAGTCGCAGAACGCCAGGAGCTTCACCGGCATCGCCGTCTCGGTCAGCGACGACGGGGCGGTCAGCAACGGCTACAGCCGGGGCGCCCGGCAGGGCGACACCGGCCGGCTGACCGAGCAGACCCGGCAGGCGATCGCGGCGCTGCCCGGCGCCGCCGAGGCCCGCGGCGTGGTCAGCGGCTTCGCCGGGATCGCCGACCGCAAGGGCGCGCTGATCGGCGACGGCTTCTCCACCACCGGCACCAACTACGTGCCGGGCGCCGACGGCCAGGACGCCAGGTATCCGCTCACCGAGGGGCACGGACCGCTCGGCGCGGGCGAGTTGGCGCTGGACACCAGGACCGCGCAGAAGGGCGGCTACCACGTCGGCGACACCGTGCGGGTGGCCGTCAACGGCCCGGTGCTGCAGCTGAAGCTCACCGGCCTGCTGCGGGTCAACGACCCCCGGGTGGCGGCCGGCGGCTCGCTGGCCGCCTTCGACACCGCGACCGCGCAGCAGCTCTATCTGACGCCGAGTCAGTTCAACGAGATCGACGTCCGCGCCAAGCCGGGCACCGACGACCAGGCGCTGCTCGCCCAGGTGCGCCAACTGCTGCCGTCCGGCGGTGACTTCACCGCCCAGACCGGTCAGCAGCTGGCCGCCGAGCAGGACCGGGCGATCAACGAGTCCACCAAGGGGCTGAGTTCCTCGCTGCTGGTCTTCGCCGGCATCTCGCTCTTCGTCGGCGTCTTCATCATCGCCAACACCTTCAGCATGCTGGTCGCCCAACGCACCAGGGAACTCGCCCTGCTGCGGGCGATCGGCGCCAGCCGCCGGCAGATCACCCGCTCGGTGCTGATCGAGGCGCTGCTGGTCGGCCTGCTCGCCTCGGCGGCCGGGCTGCTGGCCGGCACCGGCATCGCCGCCGGGCTGCGCTGGGTACTGAACGGCCCAGGGCAGGCCAATCTGCCCGACGGCCCGCTGATCGTCAGCCCGGGCACCGTGCTGACCGCGCTCGCGGTGGGCGTGCTGGTCACTGTGCTGGCCGCCTGGCTGCCGGCCCGGCGGGCCGGGCGGATCGCTCCGGTGGCCGCGATGAGCAGCGGCGACCAACCCGCCAGCCAGAAGAGCCTGCTGGTCCGCAACACCATCGGCGCGCTGATCGGCGCGGCCGGCACCGGCCTGCTGGTGCTGGGCGCGGGCAGCCGGAGCACCGACACCGTCGGGCTGGGCGCGGCCGCGCTGCTGATCGGCGTCTTCGTCCTCACCCCGCTGCTCTCCCGCCTGCTGATCGCGCTGCTCGCTCCCGCACTGCAGCGGATCTACGGCAGCCCCGGCAAGCTGGCCCGGGAGAACGCGCTGCGCAACCCGCGCCGCACCGCCGCCACCGCCGCCGCGCTGACCATCGGCGTCACCCTGATCACGGCGCTGACGGTGGTCGGCGCCTCGGTCAACCGGGCCGTCGACCAGGCGGCCGGCACCGACCTGAAGGCCGACTACACCGTCGCCATGCAGAACTTCGCGCAGCTCTCGGACCAGGTCGGCCCGCAGATCGCGGCGACCCCCGGGGTGAGCGCGAGCAGCGTGCTGCGCCAGGTGCCGGTCCAACTCGGCGCGGACACCCGCTGGATCACCGGCGTGAACCCGGACAGCATCGGCGAGTTGACCGCACTGCACGCCACGGCGGGCTCCGCGGACGCCCTGACGCAGGGTCAACTGCTGGCCGACCAGCGCTACTCGAAGGAGTACGGCACGGCGGTGGGCGACGTGCTGGCGGTGACCTACCCGGACGGGAGCACCGGGCGGCTGACCGTCGGCGGGATCGTGGCCGACAGCACCGTGGTCGACGGGCTGCTCGCCCCCGACGCGCTGCTCGCCCCGCACAGCGCGGGACAAGGCCCGGACAAGGTTCTGGTCAAGGGCGCGCACGGGGCCGACCCCGCGCTGAAGCAGGCGCTGCGGGCCGCGACCGGCGGCAACCCGCTGATCTCGGTCAAGGACCAGGCCGACGTGAAGAAGGAGAACCGGCAGATGCTGAGCGCGGCCTTGAACATCATGTACGGGCTGCTCGGGATGTCCGTGGTGATCGCCGTCCTGGGCGTGGTCAACACCATGGCCATGTCGGTCTTCGAGCGCCGCCGGGAGATCGGCATGCTGCGTGCGGTCGGCCTGGACCGGCGCGGGGTGCGGCGGATGGTGCGGCTGGAGTCGCTGCTGATCGCGCTGCTCGGCGGGCTGCTCGGGGTGGGGCTCGGCATCCTCACCGCGTGGGCCGGCAACGGGACCATCGCGGGCAGTTTCAAGAACCTGACCACGGTGGTGCCGCCGCTGCCGATGCTCGGCTTCGTCGCGGCGGCGGCGCTGGTCGGCCTGCTCGCGGCCATCTGGCCGGCCCGCCGGGCGGCCCGGCT
- a CDS encoding ABC transporter ATP-binding protein gives MTLTLAPARAAAEARALTKVYGSGATRVVALDRVSMTFRPGEFTAIMGPSGSGKSTLMHCMAGLDQASSGSARIGDTELVGLSDRQLTKLRRDQLGFVFQSFNLLPMLTALENITLPMDIAGQRIDQAWLERVVATVGLSGRLSHRPAQLSGGQQQRVACARALAGRPAIVFADEPTGNLDSRAGAEILGFLQNSVRDLGQTVVMVTHDPVAASYADRVVFLADGRIVDELSLPTPGTVLDRMRRFEGAGRTS, from the coding sequence ATGACCCTCACCCTCGCTCCTGCCAGAGCCGCCGCCGAAGCCAGAGCGCTGACCAAGGTCTACGGTTCCGGTGCGACCCGGGTGGTGGCGCTGGACCGGGTCAGCATGACCTTCCGGCCCGGCGAGTTCACGGCGATCATGGGACCTTCCGGCTCGGGCAAGTCGACCCTGATGCACTGCATGGCGGGCCTGGACCAGGCCAGCTCGGGCTCGGCCCGGATCGGCGACACCGAGCTGGTGGGCCTGTCCGACCGGCAGCTGACCAAGCTGCGCCGTGACCAACTCGGCTTCGTCTTCCAGTCGTTCAACCTGCTGCCGATGCTCACCGCGCTGGAGAACATCACCCTGCCGATGGACATCGCCGGGCAGCGGATCGACCAGGCCTGGCTGGAGCGGGTGGTGGCGACCGTGGGCCTGTCGGGCCGGCTCTCGCACCGCCCGGCCCAGCTCTCCGGCGGCCAGCAGCAGCGGGTGGCCTGCGCGCGGGCGCTGGCCGGGCGGCCGGCGATCGTCTTCGCCGACGAGCCGACCGGCAACCTCGACTCCCGGGCGGGCGCCGAGATCCTCGGCTTCCTGCAGAACTCGGTGCGCGACCTCGGCCAGACCGTGGTGATGGTGACCCACGATCCGGTCGCGGCGAGCTACGCGGACCGGGTGGTCTTCCTGGCCGACGGGCGGATCGTGGACGAGCTGTCACTGCCGACCCCCGGCACCGTGCTGGACCGGATGCGCCGCTTCGAGGGCGCCGGCCGCACCAGCTGA
- a CDS encoding restriction endonuclease: protein MARRAGGGVLAVWAEMQRQEQQRQQAQRRAQLAAERQAAQAERAAQLAAVRGERAAQLAYQQSREAEAAELSEQLAERVAELDGLLRAGLARPAFSLAPLLTPAQQPAAFDPGRLGVPIPMPDPARYRVPPPSGLLQRRAYEEQQVQAQAQFERDWRQAQATERERQQQLAEYQRGYQEWVAEHHRQDAERLAGARELAERLGRGEDGAVREYFGAVLDSSTRWPDGFPHRHTLAWDLTIRQLVVSWELPDFDVVPEHARVRYVKADDRQAPVVRAAAERKRIYREVLARSVLRVLDELFRADPDGLLDSVAFNGVVQGVDPATGREAGRVLVAVSASRAAFGAIALDRVAPVDCLEGLGGRLSARPERLAEVRAERLPEAVGVQLPGQREDDPDLYTMDPIAFEDLIAELFRARGYQVQTTARSGDQGVDVVAVDPDPVTGGKIVIQAKRYRSTVSPTAVRDLDSTVRHHGAIKGILVTTAHFGRGSYDYIENKPLSLVSGPELVELLAEQGLRGRLGPAPAGRPGAGQGSVRLRIDWQARTVAGQPAELDVSAFLCAGGRVLSDEHFVFFNNPADPGDAVRLSLAPAAVPGPLRSTLLTVALDRLGPRVEEVAIAVSTEEDPGPALPLGYLHGLALTVTDGDSQLELHRWADGTSGIADSALELGAFRRTGPGGDWRFEAAARPVPGGLAALATGRGVVIG from the coding sequence GTGGCAAGGCGAGCGGGCGGCGGGGTGCTGGCGGTCTGGGCCGAGATGCAGCGGCAGGAGCAGCAACGGCAGCAGGCCCAGCGGCGGGCGCAGCTGGCAGCGGAGCGGCAGGCGGCGCAGGCGGAACGGGCGGCGCAGTTGGCGGCCGTCCGCGGCGAGCGGGCGGCGCAGCTGGCGTACCAGCAGAGCCGGGAGGCCGAGGCCGCCGAGCTGAGCGAGCAGTTGGCCGAGCGGGTGGCCGAACTGGACGGGCTGCTGCGGGCCGGGCTGGCGCGGCCGGCGTTCAGTCTGGCCCCGCTGCTGACGCCCGCTCAGCAGCCGGCCGCCTTCGACCCGGGGCGGCTCGGCGTGCCGATCCCGATGCCGGACCCGGCCCGCTACCGGGTGCCGCCGCCGAGCGGTCTGCTGCAGCGCCGCGCGTACGAGGAGCAGCAGGTCCAGGCGCAGGCGCAGTTCGAGCGGGACTGGCGCCAGGCGCAGGCCACCGAGCGGGAGCGGCAGCAGCAGCTGGCGGAGTACCAGCGCGGCTACCAGGAGTGGGTGGCCGAGCACCACCGCCAGGACGCCGAGCGCCTGGCAGGGGCCCGGGAGTTGGCCGAGCGGCTGGGGCGCGGCGAGGACGGGGCGGTGCGCGAGTACTTCGGCGCGGTGCTGGACAGCTCCACCCGGTGGCCCGACGGCTTCCCGCACCGGCACACGCTCGCCTGGGACCTGACGATCCGCCAACTGGTGGTCAGTTGGGAGCTGCCGGACTTCGACGTGGTGCCCGAGCACGCCCGGGTCCGGTACGTGAAGGCGGACGACCGGCAGGCCCCGGTCGTGCGGGCGGCGGCCGAGCGCAAGCGGATCTACCGCGAGGTGCTGGCGCGCAGCGTACTGCGGGTGCTGGACGAGCTGTTCCGGGCCGACCCGGACGGGCTGCTGGACTCGGTGGCGTTCAACGGCGTGGTGCAGGGCGTGGACCCGGCGACCGGGCGGGAGGCCGGGCGGGTGCTGGTGGCGGTGTCCGCCTCGCGGGCGGCGTTCGGGGCGATCGCGCTGGACCGGGTGGCGCCCGTGGACTGCCTGGAGGGCCTGGGCGGGCGGCTCTCGGCCCGGCCCGAGCGGCTGGCGGAGGTGCGGGCCGAGCGGCTGCCCGAGGCGGTGGGCGTCCAGCTGCCGGGGCAGCGCGAGGACGATCCGGACCTGTACACCATGGACCCGATCGCCTTCGAGGATCTGATCGCGGAGCTGTTCCGGGCCCGCGGCTACCAGGTCCAGACGACGGCCCGCAGCGGGGACCAGGGTGTCGACGTGGTGGCCGTCGACCCCGATCCGGTGACCGGCGGCAAGATCGTCATCCAGGCCAAGCGCTACCGTTCGACGGTCTCCCCCACCGCCGTGCGGGACCTGGACAGCACCGTGCGCCACCACGGGGCGATCAAGGGCATCCTGGTGACCACGGCGCACTTCGGACGCGGCTCCTACGACTACATCGAGAACAAGCCGCTCTCCCTGGTGAGCGGGCCGGAGCTGGTCGAGCTGCTGGCCGAGCAGGGGCTGCGCGGCCGGCTCGGCCCCGCGCCCGCCGGGCGGCCGGGGGCCGGCCAGGGCAGCGTCCGGCTGCGGATCGACTGGCAGGCGCGGACGGTGGCCGGCCAGCCGGCCGAGTTGGACGTCTCCGCCTTCCTGTGCGCGGGCGGCCGGGTGCTGAGCGACGAGCACTTCGTCTTCTTCAACAACCCCGCCGATCCCGGTGACGCGGTCCGGCTGAGCCTGGCTCCCGCCGCCGTGCCGGGGCCGCTGCGCAGCACGCTGCTCACCGTGGCGCTGGACCGGCTGGGACCGCGGGTGGAGGAGGTGGCCATCGCGGTCTCCACCGAGGAGGACCCGGGCCCGGCGCTGCCGTTGGGCTACCTCCACGGGCTGGCGCTCACGGTGACCGACGGCGACTCGCAGCTGGAGCTGCACCGCTGGGCGGACGGCACCAGCGGGATCGCGGACAGCGCGCTGGAGCTGGGCGCCTTCCGCCGCACCGGGCCCGGCGGCGACTGGCGGTTCGAGGCGGCGGCCCGGCCGGTGCCCGGGGGGCTTGCCGCCCTCGCCACCGGGCGCGGCGTGGTGATCGGCTGA
- a CDS encoding succinate dehydrogenase/fumarate reductase iron-sulfur subunit, with protein MNLTLRIWRQAGPDTAGELTTYQVTGISPDMSFLEMLDTLNEELILRGETPVAFDHDCREGICGACGMVINGQAHGPERTTTCQLHMRHFADGDVIDVEPWRSAAFPVVKDLVVDRSAFDRIIGSGGYITAPTGSAPEAHATAVPKEAADLAFEHAECIGCGACVAACPNGSAMLFTSAKVVHLNVLPQGAPERRSRVRAMVGAMDAEGFGGCTNTGECATACPKGIGLNAIGTLNREFLRGGR; from the coding sequence ATGAACCTCACCCTGCGGATCTGGCGGCAGGCCGGACCGGACACAGCAGGCGAACTGACGACCTACCAGGTGACCGGGATCAGCCCGGACATGTCCTTCCTGGAGATGCTGGACACGCTCAACGAGGAGCTGATCCTGCGCGGCGAGACCCCGGTGGCCTTCGACCACGACTGCCGGGAGGGCATCTGCGGCGCCTGCGGCATGGTGATCAACGGGCAGGCGCACGGCCCGGAGCGGACCACCACCTGCCAGCTGCACATGCGGCACTTCGCGGACGGCGACGTGATCGACGTGGAGCCGTGGCGGTCGGCGGCCTTTCCGGTGGTCAAGGACCTGGTGGTGGACCGCTCGGCGTTCGACCGGATCATCGGCTCCGGCGGCTACATCACCGCGCCCACCGGCAGCGCCCCCGAGGCGCATGCCACCGCGGTCCCCAAGGAGGCCGCCGACCTCGCCTTCGAGCACGCCGAGTGCATCGGCTGCGGTGCCTGCGTGGCGGCCTGCCCGAACGGCTCGGCGATGCTCTTCACCTCGGCCAAGGTGGTGCACCTGAACGTGCTGCCGCAGGGCGCGCCGGAGCGGCGCAGCCGGGTGCGGGCGATGGTGGGGGCGATGGACGCCGAGGGCTTCGGCGGCTGCACCAACACCGGCGAGTGCGCCACCGCGTGCCCCAAGGGGATCGGGCTGAACGCGATCGGCACCCTGAACCGGGAGTTCCTGCGGGGCGGCCGGTAG
- a CDS encoding fumarate reductase/succinate dehydrogenase flavoprotein subunit has protein sequence MTSNPSAAYTVGEPLTDTKAPAGPIAECWDRRRFEAKLVNPANRRGKTVIVVGTGLAGGAAGATLAEAGYQVVQFCFQDSPRRAHSIAAQGGINAAKNYRNDGDSVRRLFYDTVKGGDFRARESNVHRLAQVSVEIIDQCVAQGVPFAREYGGLLDTRSFGGVQVSRTFYARGQTGQQLLLGAYQALSRQIAAGNVELHARTEMLDLLVIDGRARGIVARDLVTGEVSTYLADAVVLATGGYGNVFHLSTNAKNSNATAIWRAHRRGAYFANPCFTQIHPTCIPRSGEHQAKLTLMSESLRNDGRIWVPKTAGDNRSPELIPEPERDYYLERIYPAFGNLVPRDIASRAAKNVCDEGRGVGPGGQGVYLDFADAIARLGRAAVEAKYGNLFEMYQRITAEDPYQVPMRIYPAIHYTMGGLWVDYDLQTTVPGLFAIGEANFSDHGANRLGASALMQGLADGYFVLPATLADYLAQAPTAPVPADHPEVTAVVAEVTNRLHRLLTVDGDRTPESFHRELGELLWDECGMARDEEGLRRALRRIPELREEFWRRLTVPGSGEELNQTLEKANRLVDYFELAELMCLDALHRTESCGGHFRTESQTAGGEAARRDDEFGYVAAWEFTGDSPVLHREQLTFTEVHPTQRSYA, from the coding sequence ATGACGTCGAATCCGAGTGCCGCCTACACCGTGGGCGAACCGCTCACCGACACCAAGGCGCCCGCCGGACCGATCGCCGAGTGCTGGGACCGCCGCCGGTTCGAGGCGAAGCTGGTCAACCCGGCCAACCGGCGCGGGAAGACGGTGATCGTGGTGGGCACCGGCCTGGCGGGCGGCGCGGCCGGTGCCACGCTGGCCGAAGCGGGCTACCAGGTGGTCCAGTTCTGCTTCCAGGACTCCCCCAGGCGCGCTCACTCGATCGCCGCGCAGGGCGGCATCAACGCGGCGAAGAACTACCGCAACGACGGCGACTCGGTGCGCCGGCTCTTCTACGACACCGTCAAGGGCGGCGACTTCCGGGCCCGGGAGTCCAACGTGCACCGGCTGGCGCAGGTCTCGGTGGAGATCATCGACCAGTGCGTGGCCCAGGGCGTGCCGTTCGCCCGGGAGTACGGCGGGCTGCTGGACACCCGCTCGTTCGGCGGCGTCCAGGTCTCCCGCACCTTCTACGCCCGTGGCCAGACCGGCCAGCAACTGCTGCTCGGCGCCTACCAGGCGCTGTCGCGGCAGATCGCGGCCGGCAACGTGGAGCTGCACGCCCGCACCGAGATGCTCGACCTGCTGGTGATCGACGGCCGGGCGCGCGGCATCGTGGCCCGCGACCTGGTGACCGGGGAGGTCAGCACGTACCTGGCCGACGCGGTGGTGCTGGCCACCGGCGGCTACGGCAACGTGTTCCACCTGTCCACCAACGCCAAGAACTCCAACGCCACCGCGATCTGGCGCGCGCACCGGCGCGGCGCCTACTTCGCCAACCCGTGCTTCACCCAGATCCACCCGACCTGCATCCCGCGCTCCGGCGAGCACCAGGCCAAGCTCACCCTGATGAGCGAGTCGCTGCGCAACGACGGGCGGATCTGGGTGCCGAAGACGGCCGGTGACAACCGCTCCCCGGAGCTGATCCCCGAACCCGAGCGGGACTACTACCTGGAGCGGATCTATCCGGCCTTCGGCAACCTGGTGCCGCGCGACATCGCCTCGCGGGCCGCGAAGAACGTCTGCGACGAGGGGCGCGGGGTGGGCCCCGGCGGGCAGGGGGTGTACCTGGACTTCGCGGACGCCATCGCCCGGCTGGGGCGGGCGGCCGTCGAGGCCAAGTACGGCAACCTCTTCGAGATGTACCAGCGGATCACCGCCGAGGACCCGTACCAGGTGCCGATGCGGATCTACCCCGCGATCCACTACACGATGGGTGGACTCTGGGTCGACTACGACCTGCAGACCACCGTGCCGGGCCTGTTCGCGATCGGTGAGGCCAACTTCTCCGACCACGGCGCCAACCGGCTGGGCGCCAGCGCGCTGATGCAGGGCCTGGCGGACGGCTACTTCGTGCTGCCGGCCACGCTGGCCGACTACCTGGCCCAGGCGCCGACCGCGCCGGTGCCCGCCGACCACCCCGAAGTCACCGCCGTGGTGGCCGAGGTGACCAACCGGCTGCACCGGCTGCTGACCGTGGACGGCGACCGCACACCCGAGTCCTTCCACCGCGAGCTGGGCGAACTGCTCTGGGACGAGTGCGGGATGGCCCGCGACGAGGAGGGCCTGCGCCGGGCGCTGCGCCGGATCCCCGAGCTGCGCGAGGAGTTCTGGCGGCGGCTGACCGTGCCGGGCAGCGGCGAGGAGCTCAACCAGACGCTGGAGAAGGCCAATCGACTGGTCGACTACTTCGAACTGGCCGAGCTGATGTGCCTGGACGCGCTGCACCGCACCGAGTCCTGCGGCGGCCACTTCCGCACCGAGAGCCAGACCGCCGGCGGCGAAGCGGCCCGCCGGGACGACGAGTTCGGCTACGTCGCCGCCTGGGAGTTCACCGGCGACTCCCCCGTGCTGCACCGCGAACAGCTCACCTTCACCGAGGTCCACCCCACCCAGCGGAGCTACGCATGA
- a CDS encoding succinate dehydrogenase cytochrome b subunit, with protein MAVTTGARPRGDAARARSTLAILWGSTVGKKAAMAVSGLMMLGYLVLHMIGNLKIFFGAGDLNGYAAWLRTIGQPFLGHAWFLWIARVALVAAVVVHAVAAYQLSRRDLAARPTGYRRTRARQSYATRTMRWGGVILALFIVWHILDLTTLTVNPVADPGHPYQNIVGAFHTWYDGGIYCVAMLALGLHVRHGFWSAAQTLGANSPSRDRALKLTANLLALVLTAGFLSVPIAVMTGVVR; from the coding sequence ATGGCAGTGACAACGGGAGCACGGCCGCGCGGTGACGCAGCGCGGGCCCGGTCCACCCTGGCGATCTTGTGGGGTTCGACCGTGGGCAAGAAGGCCGCGATGGCCGTCAGCGGCTTGATGATGCTGGGCTATCTGGTCCTTCATATGATCGGCAATCTGAAGATCTTCTTCGGCGCCGGCGACCTCAACGGCTACGCGGCCTGGCTACGCACCATCGGCCAGCCCTTCCTCGGCCACGCGTGGTTCCTCTGGATCGCCCGGGTCGCCCTGGTGGCCGCCGTCGTGGTGCACGCGGTGGCCGCCTACCAGCTGAGCCGGCGCGACCTGGCAGCCAGGCCCACCGGCTACCGGCGCACCCGGGCCCGGCAGAGCTACGCCACCCGGACGATGCGCTGGGGCGGGGTGATCCTGGCGCTCTTCATCGTCTGGCACATCCTCGACCTGACCACGCTGACCGTGAACCCGGTGGCCGACCCCGGGCACCCGTACCAGAACATCGTCGGTGCCTTCCACACCTGGTACGACGGCGGGATCTACTGCGTGGCGATGCTCGCGCTCGGGCTGCACGTGCGGCACGGGTTCTGGAGCGCCGCGCAGACGCTGGGGGCGAACAGCCCGAGCCGGGACCGGGCGCTGAAGCTCACCGCGAACCTGCTGGCGCTGGTGCTGACGGCCGGCTTCCTCTCCGTTCCGATCGCCGTGATGACGGGAGTCGTGCGATGA
- a CDS encoding LysR family transcriptional regulator, with product MQLQQLRYFVAVAELRHFTRAAEQTHVAQPSLSQQIRSLERELGAELVHRARGHIALTDAGEALLPLARRILADAESARLAVQETVQLRRGRVRLGAPPSLCTSLVPDVLRAYRSRYPDVELLVREDGSRDLVRTLAAGELDLALIITSQADPAPGLAVTELLYEDLVLVSATAPKRRRARIEDLRGQPLVMFREGYDLREATLAACRAAGFEPEFSVAGGEMDAVLGFVRAGLGPAVLPGMVAARSGLAVTPFAAPGIGRVIALARGAELPPSRAAAALHQVLLDHLVQAGAAGALPPGTRLLTPERPSADGASAGRPG from the coding sequence ATGCAGCTCCAGCAGCTCCGGTACTTCGTCGCCGTCGCCGAACTGCGGCACTTCACCCGCGCCGCCGAGCAGACGCATGTCGCGCAGCCCTCGCTCTCCCAGCAGATCCGGTCGCTGGAGAGGGAGTTGGGAGCCGAACTGGTCCACCGCGCGCGCGGCCACATCGCCCTCACCGACGCGGGCGAGGCGCTGCTGCCGCTGGCCCGCCGGATCCTGGCGGACGCCGAGAGCGCCCGGCTCGCGGTGCAGGAGACGGTGCAGCTGCGCCGCGGCCGGGTCCGGCTCGGCGCCCCGCCGAGCCTGTGCACCAGCCTGGTCCCGGACGTGCTGCGCGCCTACCGGTCCCGCTATCCGGACGTCGAGCTGCTGGTTCGCGAGGACGGCTCGCGCGACCTGGTCCGCACCCTGGCGGCCGGCGAACTCGACCTCGCGCTGATCATCACATCGCAGGCCGACCCGGCGCCGGGCCTGGCGGTCACCGAACTGCTCTACGAGGACCTGGTGCTGGTCTCGGCCACCGCACCCAAGCGCCGCCGGGCCCGGATCGAGGACCTGCGCGGGCAGCCGCTGGTGATGTTCCGCGAGGGCTACGACCTGCGCGAGGCCACCCTGGCGGCCTGCCGGGCGGCCGGCTTCGAGCCCGAATTCTCGGTGGCGGGCGGCGAGATGGACGCCGTGCTCGGCTTCGTCCGAGCGGGCCTGGGGCCCGCGGTGCTGCCCGGCATGGTGGCCGCCCGCAGCGGACTCGCCGTCACTCCGTTCGCCGCGCCCGGGATCGGCCGGGTGATCGCGCTGGCCCGCGGCGCCGAACTGCCGCCCAGCCGGGCCGCCGCAGCGCTGCACCAGGTGCTGCTCGACCACCTCGTCCAGGCCGGCGCGGCCGGTGCGCTGCCACCGGGCACCCGGTTGCTGACACCCGAACGACCGTCGGCTGACGGTGCGTCAGCTGGGCGTCCCGGGTGA
- a CDS encoding SCO5389 family protein yields MSLTVSPELLAQAEAGEVAEADFVATVRDSLPFAYRMVERLTAELAAGGAPFADNHEEPPSDAERGQLLRAMASDSIRGSLERHFGVRLAFMNCHRVAVFPVGAEQGAAYRSFVSMRAQLLNQTAELRSC; encoded by the coding sequence ATGTCCCTCACCGTCTCCCCCGAGCTGCTCGCCCAGGCCGAAGCCGGAGAGGTGGCCGAAGCCGACTTCGTGGCCACGGTCCGCGACTCGCTGCCCTTCGCGTACCGGATGGTCGAGCGGCTCACCGCCGAACTGGCCGCCGGTGGCGCGCCGTTCGCGGACAACCACGAGGAGCCGCCGTCGGACGCCGAGCGCGGGCAGTTGCTGCGCGCGATGGCGAGCGACTCGATCCGGGGCAGCCTGGAGCGGCACTTCGGGGTGCGGCTGGCGTTCATGAACTGCCACCGGGTGGCGGTGTTCCCGGTCGGGGCGGAGCAGGGGGCCGCCTACCGGTCGTTCGTGTCGATGCGGGCGCAGTTGCTCAACCAGACCGCCGAGCTGCGCAGTTGCTGA